CTATCTGCACGGCCTGGCGGGCGATCTGGCCAGGGACGAACTCGGGGAGCGGGGGATGCTGGCGGGCGACATCATGCGGCAAGTGCCCGCCGCCCTCCGACGCACGGAGGAGGCCTGCGCGTGAGACGCCTGACTCCAGCCCAGATGGGCGCCATCGGCTGGGCATTGCTCATTTTCGTGCTCTCGTCTCTGCCAAAGATTCCAACAATCCCCACGGGCTTTCGGCCCATTGACAAGGTAGCCCACTTCGTGGAGTACTTTGTCTTCGGGCTGCTGCTGGCCGGCGCTTTCGCCCATTCCTCTGCCCACCGCCTGATGCGACGCAGCCTGGTCATGGCAGGGATCCTGGGGGTCGCCTATGCTGTCCTTGACGAGTTTCACCAGAAGTTTGTGCCTGGGCGTTTTGCCACGGTGGAGGATGCAATTGCCGATACGCTGGGCGTGATGGTTGGCTTGTTGGTCTACCTGCGGTGGCACCGCCGTCAGCTGCGCGCCCAGATGGTGCCTGAAGCTGCGCTCGGGGCGCATGGACCTTCTTCCTCCGGGTCGGCTGGCGGGTCGCGGGCAGAGGAGCGCTGAGTATCGGGCGAGCACCTCTTTCCCCAACGGTCCGGGCCCGTGTCGTGTGTGGTGGCCATATGCGAGCAAAAAGACCATTCTCCCTGTCTGGCGTTCTCTTTCTGATGCCCTTTACCCTTTTGGCGTTCGTGCCGATCAAAGCGGCCGGTCAGCTGCCTGTGGATGAGCCACGCCTCGTCATAGGTCTCAGAGGCGGCGAGTTCCGCGTTTCGCTTGACCGTTTCGAGGAGGTGTATGCAGGCCGTTGGGGGCTGTGCTATGGGGCCGATGCCGCGCTGCGCGTTCATGGCAACCTGTACGCCTTTTGCGGCGGCCGTCGTTTCGAAAAGACTGGCAAGGAGGCTTCTCGGCCGCAGGAAGTTCTCACCTCCAGCGCGTACTGGCGCGAGAAGTGGCTCTTGTTGGGCATCAGACGGTGGAGTTTTGGCGAACGCCGATGGGGTTCCGCGGTGGGGCTGGGCTATGCCTTCTTTTGGGTCGAGGAGAATCCTGACGCGGCGGTGCTGGTGCCGCGGCAAGGCCAGGGGACCCACCAGACGGGCAGAGGCTTTTTCCTCACCGTGAGCATAGATTATTCGTTGAGGCCCTGGCTGGGCGTAGCTTCCGAAGTGGAGATCACTTCCGCCGGGGTGGGCGGCCGCACCGGATTCGAAGGCTCAAGCATCGGCGGCTTCTTCTTCTCCTTAGGGCTGAACATTCGGCCATTTTGAGCTTCGAGCGCTACTGCGACATAA
The sequence above is a segment of the Calditrichota bacterium genome. Coding sequences within it:
- the vanZ gene encoding VanZ family protein, with product MRRLTPAQMGAIGWALLIFVLSSLPKIPTIPTGFRPIDKVAHFVEYFVFGLLLAGAFAHSSAHRLMRRSLVMAGILGVAYAVLDEFHQKFVPGRFATVEDAIADTLGVMVGLLVYLRWHRRQLRAQMVPEAALGAHGPSSSGSAGGSRAEER